One stretch of Narcine bancroftii isolate sNarBan1 chromosome 8, sNarBan1.hap1, whole genome shotgun sequence DNA includes these proteins:
- the LOC138741965 gene encoding uncharacterized protein isoform X2, translating to MYVWIHGKWVQRDSLKTTWMHPRSKHWILLDYILVRESDKRDVLHTRVMPSAECHTDHRLVRCKLNLHFKPKPRNSKAPRKRFNVGNLQSDEARGNFQANLKAKLDDATRLTDPSPETLWDQLKTTILQSTEEVLGFSSRKNKDWFDENSQEIQELLAKKRAAHQAHLTKPSCPEKKQAFRRACSHLQRKLREIQNEWWTSLAKRTQLSADIGDFRGFYEALKAVYGPSPQVQSPLRSSDGKVLLSDKIFILNRWSEHFQPLFSANRSVQDFALLQPLRLELDEVLTLDETYKAIEQLKSGKAAGMDGIPPEVWKAGGKTLHAKLHEFFQALLGPRKIASGSS from the coding sequence gttcagagggacagccttaagaccacctggatgcatccccgatccaaacactggattctcctggactacatcctggtgcgagaaagtgacaaacgagatgtgctccacaccagggtcatgcctagcgcggaatgccacactgaccaccggctggttcgctgcaagctcaaccttcacttcaagccaaagcccaggaacagtaaagcccccagaaagaggttcaatgttggaaacctgcagtcagatgaagcgagaggaaacttccaggcaaacctcaaagcaaagctcgacgatgcaacccgcctcacggacccgtcccctgaaaccctctgggatcagttgaagactaccatactgcaatccactgaagaggtactgggcttctcctccaggaaaaacaaggactggtttgacgaaaacagtcaggaaatccaggagctgctggcaaagaagcgagctgcccaccaggctcaccttacaaagccgtcctgtccagagaagaaacaagccttccgtcgcgcatgcagccatcttcagcgcaaactccgggagatccaaaatgagtggtggactagcctcgccaaacgaacccagctcagtgcggacattggcgacttcaggggtttctacgaggctctaaaggctgtgtacggcccctcaccccaagtccaaagcccgctgcgcagctcagacggcaaagtcctcctcagcgacaagatcttcatcctcaaccgatggtcagaacacttccaacctcttttcagtgccaaccgctcagtccaagatttcgCCCTGCtccagcccctaaggctagagctggatgaggtcctcaccctggatgagacatataaggcaatcgaacaactgaaaagtggcaaagcagcaggtatggatggaatccccccagaggtctggaaggctggcggcaaaactctgcatgccaaactgcatgagtttttccaagctttgttgggaccaaggaaaattgcctcaggatcttcgtga
- the LOC138741965 gene encoding uncharacterized protein isoform X1: MYVWIHGKWDWRTLFCQVQRDSLKTTWMHPRSKHWILLDYILVRESDKRDVLHTRVMPSAECHTDHRLVRCKLNLHFKPKPRNSKAPRKRFNVGNLQSDEARGNFQANLKAKLDDATRLTDPSPETLWDQLKTTILQSTEEVLGFSSRKNKDWFDENSQEIQELLAKKRAAHQAHLTKPSCPEKKQAFRRACSHLQRKLREIQNEWWTSLAKRTQLSADIGDFRGFYEALKAVYGPSPQVQSPLRSSDGKVLLSDKIFILNRWSEHFQPLFSANRSVQDFALLQPLRLELDEVLTLDETYKAIEQLKSGKAAGMDGIPPEVWKAGGKTLHAKLHEFFQALLGPRKIASGSS, encoded by the coding sequence gactggagaacgctgttttgtcaggttcagagggacagccttaagaccacctggatgcatccccgatccaaacactggattctcctggactacatcctggtgcgagaaagtgacaaacgagatgtgctccacaccagggtcatgcctagcgcggaatgccacactgaccaccggctggttcgctgcaagctcaaccttcacttcaagccaaagcccaggaacagtaaagcccccagaaagaggttcaatgttggaaacctgcagtcagatgaagcgagaggaaacttccaggcaaacctcaaagcaaagctcgacgatgcaacccgcctcacggacccgtcccctgaaaccctctgggatcagttgaagactaccatactgcaatccactgaagaggtactgggcttctcctccaggaaaaacaaggactggtttgacgaaaacagtcaggaaatccaggagctgctggcaaagaagcgagctgcccaccaggctcaccttacaaagccgtcctgtccagagaagaaacaagccttccgtcgcgcatgcagccatcttcagcgcaaactccgggagatccaaaatgagtggtggactagcctcgccaaacgaacccagctcagtgcggacattggcgacttcaggggtttctacgaggctctaaaggctgtgtacggcccctcaccccaagtccaaagcccgctgcgcagctcagacggcaaagtcctcctcagcgacaagatcttcatcctcaaccgatggtcagaacacttccaacctcttttcagtgccaaccgctcagtccaagatttcgCCCTGCtccagcccctaaggctagagctggatgaggtcctcaccctggatgagacatataaggcaatcgaacaactgaaaagtggcaaagcagcaggtatggatggaatccccccagaggtctggaaggctggcggcaaaactctgcatgccaaactgcatgagtttttccaagctttgttgggaccaaggaaaattgcctcaggatcttcgtga